In Agrobacterium tumefaciens, a single genomic region encodes these proteins:
- a CDS encoding glycoside hydrolase family 25 protein, producing the protein MRSSAVPALLFGCLLLGGCTSSSGPESLMAGLPSKETTSSVKPSAPVPQASVGTQSIAAQPRQEVLAWGGPVPEEPRAFSAVTPKASLPQNAPEIRLPVPSQTGMMRPAERPMERPVQLAMAAAPAASAGAQIRSRIFRSSFSDAKPINFGRVQPRHFQVHGVDVSRWQANIDWPQLRTRGANFAFIKATDGGDHLDPMFRTNWQRAKEAGIRRGAYHFFYWCRNASEQADWFIRNVPRDPDALPPVIDVEYNGESSCKMRHSRERVLEKMRVFMDKLERHYGQRPIIYTAPDFYKDNLQGEFQDYPFWLRAVAQHPSVVYPGRKWLFWQYSGSGLSHGVDGRIDLNVFNGSEESWHRWVDRRSS; encoded by the coding sequence ATGCGTTCATCGGCTGTGCCAGCACTTCTTTTCGGTTGCCTTCTGCTAGGCGGCTGCACGTCCAGTTCCGGGCCGGAAAGCCTGATGGCTGGCTTGCCGTCGAAGGAAACCACGAGTTCGGTCAAGCCATCCGCGCCGGTGCCGCAGGCAAGTGTCGGCACGCAGTCGATTGCGGCTCAGCCACGGCAGGAAGTCCTGGCATGGGGCGGGCCGGTGCCGGAAGAACCCAGGGCCTTCTCCGCCGTTACGCCCAAGGCATCCCTGCCGCAGAACGCGCCTGAAATCCGTCTGCCGGTTCCTTCGCAGACCGGAATGATGCGGCCGGCGGAACGGCCGATGGAGCGTCCGGTGCAATTGGCCATGGCTGCCGCTCCAGCGGCGAGCGCCGGTGCGCAGATCCGTTCCCGCATCTTCCGCTCCAGCTTCAGCGATGCCAAGCCCATCAATTTCGGCCGGGTTCAGCCGCGCCATTTCCAGGTCCATGGTGTGGATGTTTCCCGCTGGCAGGCGAATATAGACTGGCCGCAGCTGCGCACTCGCGGCGCGAATTTCGCCTTCATCAAGGCGACGGATGGCGGCGATCATCTCGATCCGATGTTCCGCACCAACTGGCAGCGGGCGAAGGAGGCGGGCATCCGCCGCGGCGCCTACCACTTCTTCTATTGGTGCCGCAACGCCAGCGAACAGGCGGACTGGTTCATTCGCAACGTACCGCGCGATCCGGATGCGCTGCCGCCGGTCATCGACGTGGAATATAATGGCGAATCGAGCTGCAAGATGCGCCATTCCCGTGAACGCGTTCTGGAAAAGATGCGCGTCTTCATGGACAAGCTTGAGCGCCACTACGGCCAGCGGCCGATCATCTATACGGCGCCGGATTTCTACAAGGACAACCTCCAGGGCGAATTCCAGGATTATCCCTTCTGGCTGCGCGCGGTCGCCCAGCACCCGTCAGTGGTCTATCCCGGCCGCAAGTGGCTGTTCTGGCAATATTCCGGCTCCGGCCTGTCGCATGGCGTCGACGGCCGCATCGATCTCAATGTCTTCAATGGCAGCGAGGAATCCTGGCATCGCTGGGTGGATCGTCGTTCGAGCTGA
- a CDS encoding YegP family protein: MYKFEIYQDRAGEYRFRFKASNGETMFSSEGYKAKASAIHAIESIKKNSAGADTFDLTTMTA, encoded by the coding sequence ATGTACAAATTCGAGATCTATCAGGACAGAGCCGGCGAATATCGCTTCCGCTTCAAGGCATCCAATGGCGAGACGATGTTTTCGTCGGAAGGATACAAGGCGAAGGCATCGGCTATCCATGCGATCGAATCGATCAAGAAAAACTCCGCTGGTGCCGATACCTTTGATCTCACCACCATGACGGCCTGA
- the cpaB gene encoding Flp pilus assembly protein CpaB: MKPSRIVILSVALVAAGLAGLVAMQISGAKQVIEKAETIIQKEPTVNVLVSSVNLPVGSRLNDSSVRWTPWPQGNVVDSFITEAKRPDAITELAGAVVRLPLFEGEPVRPEKVVDSSTRIMSSLLPAGKRAVATEISVSTGAGGFVLPNDRVDVIMVRKGDSGNFLTENVLNNVRVLAIDQQIKEGEDGISAVVGATATLELTPEQAKIITVAQQMADRLTLALRSVADAQENDTLSAGHLLSGNSGQPEIQVIKSGSIVKNGQGASQ, translated from the coding sequence ATGAAACCGTCGCGTATCGTCATTCTTTCCGTTGCCCTGGTGGCCGCCGGTCTTGCCGGCCTTGTCGCCATGCAGATTTCCGGCGCAAAACAGGTCATCGAAAAAGCGGAAACGATCATCCAGAAAGAACCGACGGTCAATGTTCTTGTCTCTTCGGTCAATCTGCCCGTCGGCAGCCGCCTGAACGACAGTTCCGTGCGCTGGACGCCCTGGCCACAGGGCAATGTGGTCGATAGTTTCATAACGGAAGCGAAGAGACCTGACGCTATCACCGAACTTGCGGGCGCGGTCGTGCGATTGCCTCTGTTCGAAGGGGAGCCGGTCCGACCGGAAAAAGTGGTTGATTCCAGCACCCGCATCATGTCTTCGCTTTTGCCGGCCGGCAAACGCGCCGTCGCGACCGAGATTTCCGTCTCGACCGGCGCGGGTGGCTTCGTGCTGCCGAACGACCGGGTCGATGTCATCATGGTCCGCAAGGGCGACAGCGGTAATTTCCTGACCGAGAATGTTTTGAACAATGTTCGTGTTCTGGCGATCGACCAGCAGATCAAAGAAGGTGAAGACGGCATATCGGCCGTGGTCGGCGCCACCGCCACTCTGGAACTGACCCCGGAACAGGCCAAGATCATAACCGTGGCACAACAGATGGCGGACCGTCTCACACTCGCCTTGCGTTCAGTCGCGGATGCGCAGGAAAACGATACGCTTTCGGCCGGCCATCTTCTCAGCGGAAATTCCGGGCAGCCGGAAATTCAGGTGATCAAATCCGGCTCGATCGTGAAGAACGGTCAAGGAGCCTCACAATGA
- a CDS encoding CpaD family pilus assembly protein, which translates to MQENSSAFSLPVSGRRAGLVAVAALAAGLLQGCARDPMTTNAIPDDYRTRHPITLSEAEHSLDIPVAAGDSRLTTATADNVRGFAQNYASMSTGIINIQMPSGSPNSATAARMAKQIRSTLSGAGVSPGKIMETRYAASPNGDAAPIRLSYVAVTAMTGQCGQWPEDLSDNTFANKNWYNFGCASQSNLAAQIANPMDLVGPRGMSPIDAERRAVVIDTYRGKTATGTTN; encoded by the coding sequence ATGCAGGAAAACTCTTCCGCCTTTTCCCTCCCCGTGTCCGGAAGAAGGGCCGGTCTCGTTGCCGTGGCCGCGCTTGCCGCCGGCCTGCTGCAGGGCTGCGCACGCGACCCGATGACCACCAACGCCATTCCCGACGACTATCGCACGCGCCACCCGATTACCCTGTCGGAAGCCGAACATTCGCTTGATATTCCGGTTGCGGCTGGCGACAGCCGGTTGACCACAGCCACGGCAGATAACGTCCGTGGATTCGCCCAGAATTATGCGTCGATGTCGACGGGCATCATCAACATTCAGATGCCTTCGGGATCGCCCAATTCGGCGACGGCAGCAAGGATGGCAAAACAGATCCGATCGACGCTGTCCGGTGCGGGGGTCTCGCCCGGCAAGATCATGGAAACGCGCTATGCCGCCTCTCCGAATGGCGACGCCGCACCGATCCGCCTGAGCTATGTCGCGGTTACCGCCATGACCGGGCAATGTGGCCAGTGGCCCGAGGATCTTTCGGATAACACCTTCGCCAACAAGAACTGGTACAATTTCGGATGCGCCTCCCAGAGCAATCTCGCAGCGCAAATCGCCAATCCCATGGATCTGGTCGGCCCACGCGGCATGAGCCCGATTGATGCGGAACGCCGTGCGGTCGTCATCGATACCTATCGCGGCAAGACTGCGACAGGGACGACGAATTGA
- a CDS encoding type II and III secretion system protein family protein, with amino-acid sequence MTGGPMTKRFKHHLRSSMAGGIAFCLAFSGVPGQYSPQFLRTSKAEAQSASVVRITESGAGIRKRLKLGLNKALVIDLPEDAHDILVADPNLADAVTRTSKRIYLFGKVVGQTNIFIFGDGGREIVSLDLEVERDISGLEANIRRFIPESDIKVEIVSDNIVLTGSVRTPQDSARAVQLADAFLKGGEATTRNISLTGGNNGGDAAIFAERRQVSQIVNMLTIEGEDQVTLKVTVAEVSRQVLKQLGFNGSIGSTTSGNGFEFANPSNLGAAIDGASRIASGAIGSGSLRFASYLNAMEQAGVMRTLAEPSLTAISGEQAKFYVGGDFRIAAQQDVSLDKDTNTTVVKRDVETVDYGITLNFKPVVLSPGRISLKIETNVSEPTYEGNFASGNYGRGIPGATYMSVRKRETSTTVELPSGGSIVIAGLVQDNVRQAMSGLPGISKIPIFGTLFRSKDFLRNETELVIIATPYLVRPVARNQIARPDDNFNPENDAAMYFMNRVNKVYGRKDQVQAAPYQGSVGFIYK; translated from the coding sequence ATGACCGGGGGGCCCATGACAAAACGCTTCAAACACCACCTGCGTTCGTCAATGGCGGGTGGCATCGCATTCTGCCTGGCTTTTTCAGGCGTTCCCGGCCAATACTCCCCCCAGTTTCTGCGCACCAGCAAAGCTGAGGCGCAAAGCGCAAGCGTCGTGCGGATCACCGAAAGCGGTGCAGGCATTCGCAAGCGTCTGAAATTGGGCCTGAACAAGGCGCTGGTCATCGACCTGCCGGAAGATGCCCACGACATTCTTGTCGCCGACCCGAACCTTGCCGATGCCGTGACCCGGACGTCGAAACGCATCTATCTCTTCGGCAAAGTGGTGGGGCAGACCAACATCTTCATTTTTGGTGACGGCGGCCGGGAAATCGTCAGCCTCGATCTCGAAGTGGAGCGGGACATCTCCGGCCTGGAGGCCAATATCCGCCGCTTTATTCCTGAGTCCGACATCAAGGTGGAAATCGTTTCGGACAACATCGTTCTGACGGGATCGGTACGCACGCCGCAGGATTCCGCACGCGCCGTCCAGCTTGCCGATGCCTTTCTAAAGGGCGGTGAGGCCACTACCCGCAACATATCGCTGACCGGCGGTAACAATGGCGGCGATGCCGCGATTTTTGCCGAGCGACGGCAGGTATCGCAGATCGTCAACATGCTGACGATCGAAGGTGAAGATCAGGTGACGCTGAAGGTTACCGTCGCCGAAGTCAGCAGACAGGTTCTGAAACAACTCGGCTTTAACGGTTCGATTGGCAGCACGACGAGTGGCAATGGTTTCGAATTCGCAAATCCGTCTAATCTTGGTGCTGCGATCGACGGTGCATCCCGGATTGCCAGTGGTGCGATAGGCTCAGGTTCTCTCAGATTCGCCTCCTACCTCAATGCCATGGAACAGGCCGGCGTCATGCGCACCCTAGCGGAACCGAGCCTGACGGCAATTTCCGGGGAGCAGGCCAAGTTTTATGTGGGAGGAGACTTCCGCATTGCGGCGCAACAGGATGTTTCGCTCGACAAGGATACGAATACCACGGTCGTCAAACGCGATGTGGAAACGGTCGACTACGGTATTACCTTGAACTTCAAGCCGGTGGTGCTTTCACCGGGCAGAATAAGTCTCAAGATCGAGACGAACGTGTCCGAGCCCACCTATGAAGGCAATTTCGCAAGCGGAAATTATGGGCGAGGCATCCCGGGGGCGACCTATATGTCAGTGCGCAAGCGCGAAACCTCCACGACGGTTGAGCTTCCTTCGGGCGGATCGATCGTGATTGCGGGTCTTGTTCAGGATAATGTCCGGCAGGCCATGTCCGGACTGCCGGGCATTTCCAAAATCCCGATCTTCGGTACGCTTTTCCGCAGTAAGGACTTCCTGCGCAACGAAACGGAGCTTGTCATCATCGCGACGCCCTATCTGGTGCGGCCGGTTGCCCGCAACCAGATTGCCCGGCCGGATGACAACTTCAATCCGGAAAACGATGCCGCCATGTATTTCATGAACCGCGTCAACAAGGTCTATGGCCGCAAGGACCAGGTTCAGGCGGCTCCCTATCAGGGATCAGTGGGGTTCATCTACAAATGA
- a CDS encoding type 1 glutamine amidotransferase, with translation MRVAIIENMAGTPHGQIGVALQEAAADIHIIRAYTGDPLPDDAGDHDALVVLGGEQNAVDDVLYPYLPDLALLMKAFGDADKAVMGVCLGSQLLARAYGGENILSGPPEFGWQDVSLTQEGASDPLLAGQQQTFPIFQWHCDTFTLPPGAVRLATNAATQNQAFRIGRAAYGTQFHFEASTEVVDGWCRTFPGSVERMSPGWLENYGDHRGGRAQMADMAGLEIARAWIRLI, from the coding sequence ATGCGCGTTGCAATCATAGAAAACATGGCGGGCACGCCGCATGGGCAAATCGGCGTAGCCCTGCAGGAAGCGGCAGCGGACATCCACATCATCCGCGCCTATACGGGTGATCCTCTTCCTGACGATGCGGGCGACCATGATGCGCTTGTCGTTCTGGGCGGCGAACAGAACGCGGTAGATGATGTGCTTTATCCCTATCTTCCAGACTTGGCGCTTCTGATGAAAGCCTTCGGCGATGCGGACAAGGCGGTCATGGGGGTTTGCCTCGGCAGCCAGTTGCTGGCGCGCGCCTATGGCGGAGAGAATATTCTGTCCGGCCCGCCGGAATTCGGCTGGCAGGATGTGTCCCTGACGCAGGAGGGCGCATCCGATCCGCTTTTGGCCGGGCAGCAGCAGACCTTCCCGATCTTTCAGTGGCATTGCGATACTTTTACGCTTCCGCCGGGAGCCGTGCGCCTTGCGACCAATGCCGCGACGCAAAACCAGGCCTTTCGCATCGGCCGCGCGGCCTATGGCACCCAGTTTCATTTCGAGGCTTCCACCGAGGTTGTCGACGGATGGTGCCGGACATTCCCGGGTTCCGTCGAAAGAATGTCACCGGGCTGGCTGGAAAATTACGGTGACCACCGTGGCGGGCGGGCGCAGATGGCCGACATGGCCGGTCTGGAAATAGCCCGCGCCTGGATCCGGCTGATCTGA
- a CDS encoding SelT/SelW/SelH family protein, which translates to MSETKTRITIRYCTQCNWLLRAGWMAQEILQTFASDIGEVSLVPSTGGLFEITVDGTIIWERKRDGGFPGPKELKQRIRDIIDPERDLGHVDRTKHEGLDT; encoded by the coding sequence ATGTCCGAGACCAAAACCCGCATAACCATTCGCTACTGCACGCAATGCAACTGGCTGCTTCGCGCAGGCTGGATGGCGCAGGAAATCCTGCAAACCTTCGCTTCCGATATCGGCGAAGTCAGTCTCGTTCCTTCTACCGGCGGCTTGTTCGAGATCACCGTTGATGGAACGATCATATGGGAACGCAAGCGCGATGGCGGTTTTCCCGGTCCAAAAGAACTCAAACAGAGAATCCGTGACATCATCGATCCGGAGCGCGATCTCGGTCATGTCGACAGAACGAAGCACGAGGGCCTCGACACCTGA
- a CDS encoding DoxX family protein has protein sequence MAQFENNRQRLFVPAVAPLYNSTHDLVETVLRVAAGLLLVTHGFGKIANPFGAVGMVESLGFYPGVFWSPLLAATEFFGGILVAIGLFTRPASFAAMIVLLVTVYFHGIVKAEGLGGAEKSILWAAIFLFFAVRGGNRHSVDARLAREF, from the coding sequence ATGGCCCAGTTCGAGAATAATCGTCAGCGTCTTTTCGTTCCAGCGGTCGCGCCGCTTTATAATTCGACCCATGATCTGGTGGAGACCGTGCTGCGCGTCGCGGCCGGGCTGCTTCTCGTTACCCACGGGTTTGGCAAGATCGCCAATCCTTTCGGCGCTGTCGGCATGGTGGAGAGCCTGGGTTTTTACCCCGGCGTTTTCTGGTCGCCGCTGCTTGCTGCCACGGAATTTTTCGGCGGCATTCTGGTTGCGATCGGCCTGTTCACGCGGCCCGCATCTTTCGCGGCGATGATCGTCCTGTTGGTCACGGTCTATTTTCACGGCATCGTAAAGGCGGAAGGTCTGGGCGGCGCGGAAAAATCGATTCTCTGGGCTGCGATTTTCCTGTTCTTCGCCGTGCGCGGCGGCAACCGGCATTCGGTGGATGCCAGGCTGGCGCGTGAATTCTGA
- a CDS encoding Flp family type IVb pilin produces the protein MTKIFARFLKDESGATAIEYGLIAALISVAIIGGARTLGTSLSTQFTNLGSYMNVRTNPTP, from the coding sequence ATGACCAAGATTTTCGCTCGTTTTCTCAAGGACGAATCCGGCGCGACCGCCATCGAATACGGCCTGATTGCTGCGCTTATTTCCGTTGCCATCATCGGCGGCGCTAGAACCTTGGGCACCAGCCTCAGCACCCAGTTCACGAACCTGGGCAGCTATATGAACGTAAGAACGAATCCGACGCCGTAA
- a CDS encoding DMT family transporter, whose protein sequence is MDKTTSGWLNGLTGVVIFSGSLPATRLAVTGFDPVFLTAARASIAGLLALALLFLFRQKRPARDDLTSLFIVSLGVVVGFPLLTALALRHVTSAHSIVFVGLLPLATAIFAVLRGGERPRPVFWLFSCLGSALVAGFSLSNSFAAGLEASLVGDLLMLGAIIVCGLGYAEGAALSRKLGGWQVISWALVLSLPVMLPLAFFTGPETLDGIDPRAWGGLAYVSLFSMLIGFIFWYRGLALGGIAAVGQLQLLQPFFGLALAATLLHEEVSPAMIGVTLVVVLCVAGARKFAR, encoded by the coding sequence ATGGACAAGACGACAAGCGGCTGGCTGAACGGGCTGACAGGCGTGGTGATATTCAGCGGGTCTCTGCCCGCGACACGCCTTGCGGTAACGGGTTTCGACCCGGTGTTCCTGACCGCCGCTCGCGCCAGCATTGCGGGCCTGTTGGCGCTCGCGCTGCTGTTTCTGTTCAGGCAGAAACGCCCGGCGCGCGATGATCTGACATCGCTTTTTATTGTTTCGCTTGGTGTCGTGGTGGGTTTTCCGCTTTTGACTGCACTCGCCCTACGACACGTCACTTCCGCACATTCCATTGTCTTTGTCGGGCTGCTTCCACTCGCAACCGCGATTTTTGCCGTATTGCGAGGCGGGGAACGCCCGCGTCCCGTCTTCTGGCTGTTTTCCTGCCTCGGCAGCGCACTGGTTGCCGGTTTCTCCCTGTCGAATTCGTTCGCCGCCGGGCTCGAGGCCTCGCTTGTCGGCGATCTTCTGATGCTCGGCGCAATCATCGTCTGCGGGCTCGGTTATGCGGAGGGCGCTGCCCTCTCCCGCAAGCTGGGCGGCTGGCAGGTCATTTCCTGGGCGCTGGTGCTATCCTTGCCCGTGATGCTGCCGCTTGCCTTTTTTACTGGGCCGGAAACGCTTGATGGCATAGACCCGAGAGCCTGGGGCGGCCTTGCCTATGTCTCGCTGTTCAGCATGCTGATCGGTTTCATTTTCTGGTATCGCGGGCTGGCGCTGGGCGGCATCGCCGCAGTGGGGCAGCTACAACTGCTCCAGCCCTTCTTCGGGCTCGCACTTGCCGCAACCCTGCTGCACGAAGAGGTGAGCCCGGCCATGATCGGCGTGACGCTGGTGGTGGTGCTGTGTGTTGCGGGCGCGCGAAAATTCGCGCGCTGA
- a CDS encoding AAA family ATPase, with the protein MSAVEYDIKPSGGEEAETPLRASDMDRLRPLPRISIHAFCVSDNMQGVMDALSSDRRMSRVTLRVTKGDINAAATMFSASPTPNLIVLETATATASLLDELAPLAEVCDPTTRVIIIGRHNDITLYRDLIRNGISEYLVAPVNMADLLGAIAAIFVDPEAEPLGRNIAFIGAKGGVGSSTLAHNCAFGISSLFSTETILADMDLAYGTANIDFDQDPAQGMAEAVFSPERLDEVFLDRLLTKCSDHLSLLAAPSLLDRTYDLDRQAFLPILEVLQRSAPIAVLDLPHQWCDWTRAVLAEADEVVITAVPDLANLRNTKNLFDALIKLRPNDKLPHLVLNQVGMPKRPEITPADFLEPLEIEPIAIIPFDAQLFGNAANSGRMISEMDEKSQTAETFSQIAHTITGRSVLRKNRRGGLEKLKNILKRK; encoded by the coding sequence ATGAGCGCTGTAGAATACGATATCAAGCCAAGCGGCGGCGAAGAAGCCGAAACACCGCTGCGCGCTTCGGATATGGATCGCCTGCGGCCCCTGCCCCGCATTTCAATTCACGCCTTCTGCGTCAGCGACAATATGCAGGGTGTCATGGATGCCCTGTCGAGCGACAGGCGCATGAGCAGGGTCACCCTGCGGGTGACGAAGGGTGATATCAACGCGGCGGCCACGATGTTTTCGGCATCGCCCACGCCCAACCTCATCGTTCTCGAAACAGCAACCGCGACCGCCTCGCTGCTCGATGAGCTCGCGCCGCTGGCGGAGGTTTGCGATCCCACCACCCGCGTCATCATTATCGGCCGGCACAACGACATCACGCTTTATCGCGATCTCATCCGCAACGGTATTTCCGAATATCTCGTCGCGCCGGTCAACATGGCCGATCTACTCGGTGCGATCGCCGCGATCTTCGTCGATCCGGAAGCCGAACCGCTTGGCCGCAACATCGCCTTCATCGGCGCCAAGGGCGGCGTGGGTTCGTCTACCCTCGCGCATAATTGCGCTTTCGGCATTTCGAGCCTCTTCTCCACGGAAACCATTCTGGCGGATATGGATCTTGCCTATGGAACGGCCAATATCGATTTCGATCAGGACCCTGCCCAGGGCATGGCAGAAGCGGTCTTTTCACCGGAACGGCTGGACGAGGTGTTTCTTGACCGCCTTCTAACGAAATGCTCCGACCACCTGTCGCTTCTCGCGGCACCGTCTCTCCTCGACAGGACATATGACCTCGATCGTCAGGCGTTTCTGCCGATCCTCGAAGTCTTGCAGCGCAGCGCCCCCATTGCCGTTCTCGATCTTCCCCACCAATGGTGCGACTGGACCCGGGCAGTCCTCGCGGAAGCCGACGAGGTCGTCATTACGGCGGTTCCCGATCTCGCCAATCTGCGCAACACGAAGAACCTTTTCGACGCGCTTATCAAGTTGAGACCCAACGACAAGTTACCGCATCTCGTTCTCAATCAGGTCGGCATGCCAAAACGCCCGGAAATCACCCCGGCGGATTTCCTCGAGCCATTGGAAATCGAGCCGATCGCGATCATCCCCTTCGACGCACAATTGTTCGGAAATGCCGCCAATAGCGGCCGTATGATCAGCGAGATGGATGAAAAATCCCAGACTGCGGAAACCTTCTCGCAGATAGCACACACCATCACAGGCCGCTCCGTGCTGCGCAAGAACAGGCGCGGCGGTCTGGAAAAACTGAAGAATATTCTCAAGCGCAAGTAG
- a CDS encoding pilus assembly protein N-terminal domain-containing protein — MVGLSVFLGAAAQPVFAQDDILRVSMNHARVLRLDRPVSKVIVGNSKVADATVADATTIVLTGRSFGTTNLVLLDAEGNPIVDERILVSIDEGNTVRVFRQTERTVLSCTPNCEQHSQNSGDKDAQP, encoded by the coding sequence ATGGTCGGCTTGTCCGTCTTCCTCGGGGCTGCGGCGCAGCCCGTTTTTGCCCAGGACGATATATTGCGTGTTTCGATGAATCACGCCCGCGTTCTCCGCCTCGACCGTCCCGTGAGCAAGGTTATCGTCGGCAACTCCAAGGTCGCCGATGCCACGGTGGCCGATGCAACGACCATCGTTCTAACGGGTCGCAGTTTCGGCACGACCAACCTTGTGCTTCTTGATGCGGAAGGCAATCCGATCGTGGATGAACGCATCCTCGTCTCCATCGACGAGGGTAATACGGTTCGCGTGTTCCGTCAGACGGAGCGCACTGTGTTGTCCTGTACGCCGAATTGCGAACAGCATTCGCAAAATAGCGGCGACAAGGACGCTCAGCCCTGA
- a CDS encoding A24 family peptidase: MTVAAIFLILPLCLSFAALNDLFTMTIPNRIPLILLFSFMIVAPVSGMDWQTFALSLAAGAAVFFACFALFAANVMGGGDAKLLTAAAVWYGFNISVIEFLLGVTFIGGVLTIGILLLRTRSREIMAAGIPVPDSLLVAKKIPYGIGIAIAGLLTYGETPFVKAAIASLS, from the coding sequence ATGACAGTTGCGGCGATATTCCTCATTCTTCCTCTTTGTCTCAGCTTCGCCGCGCTGAACGACCTCTTCACCATGACGATCCCGAACAGGATCCCGCTCATCCTGTTATTTTCGTTTATGATCGTCGCGCCCGTTTCAGGCATGGACTGGCAAACTTTTGCCCTGAGTCTCGCCGCCGGCGCCGCAGTCTTTTTCGCCTGTTTTGCACTCTTCGCCGCCAATGTCATGGGCGGGGGGGATGCGAAGCTTTTGACCGCCGCAGCGGTTTGGTATGGCTTCAATATTTCCGTCATCGAATTTCTGCTCGGAGTGACCTTTATCGGCGGCGTGCTGACGATCGGCATCCTTCTTTTGCGAACACGCTCCCGCGAAATCATGGCAGCCGGAATACCGGTACCCGATTCCCTACTTGTGGCAAAAAAAATCCCTTACGGTATCGGCATAGCGATCGCTGGTCTTCTCACCTACGGGGAAACGCCATTCGTAAAAGCCGCCATTGCGAGCCTTTCTTGA